AGCACTTCCGGAAGTGCGTCGCACCTAGGGGATGCTGTGGGAAGCCGCCCTACTTCACTGCTGTGGGGCTGACCTCGCCCACCAGCGACCACGGCCCGGCCCAGGTGATGCGCACCCACGCCAGGCGGCCCCGCCAATCGAGGGGGCTGTCAAAGAACACCAGTTTGTTGGTGCGGGTGCGGCCGAACCAGCGCCCTTTCTTCTGCCCCTCCACCAGCACCTCCACCGCCCGTCCGACGAGGGCCTGATTGATTTCGCCGACGATGCGCTTCTGGAGGTCGTCCACGGCTTTGCGGCGGCGCTCCTTCTCGTCGGGCGGCACGTCGTCGGGCAGACGCTCGGCAGGCGTGCCGGGCCGCACCGAGTAGGCGGCCACGTGCACGGCGTCAAACCGTATCTCCTCCAGCAGGCGGTAGGTGTTCTGGAACGCCTCGTCGGTTTCGCCCGGGAAGCCGACGATGACATCGGTGGCGATGGCCGCGCCGGGCACCGCGTCGCGGATGGCCCGCACCAGGTCGCGGTACTGCTGGGCCGTGTAGGTGCGCCCCATGCGCCGCAGCACGCCGTCGTCGCCCGACTGCACGGGCAACTCAAAGTGCTCGCAGACCTTGGGCAGGTCGCGCACGGCCTGGATGACGTGCGACGACAGGTCGCCAGGGTGCGAGGTCAGGAATCGGATGCGCCAGATTCCCTCCACATCGTGGACGGCGCGGAGGAGGTCGGCCAAATCCAGGGGCGGCACCAGGTCGCGCCCGTAGGCGTCCACGTTCTGGCCCAGCAGGACGATTTCGCGCGCGCCGCGCTCGGCGGCCTGTTCGGCTTCGCGCACGATGTCGGCCACGGGGCGGCTTGTCTCCTCGCCTCGGCGCAGGCGCACGATGCAGTACGTGCAGCGATGATTGCACCCATAGATGGCGGTGATGCCGCGGGAGATGGGCGAAGGCTCCGCGCGCGCGGTTCGGGGCGCTTCGCTTCGCTCCGATGGGCACGGGGCGGACACGGGCACAACGGCAGATTCTTCGCCGCTTCCCTGGTCGGAATCGCGAGGGGCGGCGGATTGGGGCGCGGGGACAAGCCCGCTCTGTTCCACGGCCCGCAGCAGCCCGTCCACGTCCGACGGCCGAATGAAGGCGTCCACATAGGGGAATTGTCTCGCCAGCGCGTCGGGGTCGCCCACGGCGCAGCCCATCAGCGCCAGGAAGGCGCGCGGGTTCTTGGCCTTGATGGGCTTCAGCGAGCGCAGCCGCCCCCAGACGCGGTCCTCGGCGCTCTGGCGCACCACGCAGGTGTTGAGGACGATGACATCGGCCTGCTCAATCTGGGCGGCCCGCCGCAGCCCCAGGGCCTCCAGGCCCTCCTCGGCGCGGCGGGCGTCGGCCGCGTTCATCTGACAGCCGATGTTCCAGACGTAGTACAGGGGCATCTCACCCTCGCCTCAGAATCTCGCGGGCCACCCACACCCCCGACGCCGACGCTTGCACCAGCCCGCGCGTGACGCCTGCGCCGTCGCCGGCGGCGAACAGGTTCTTGACGGCGGTCTCCAGGCACGCGCTCAACTTCAGCCGCGACGAGTAGAACTTCACCTCCACGCCGTATAAGAGCGTATGCCGCGAGTACACGCCCGGGATGAAGTCGTCCATCGCCTTCAGCATCTCCAGCAAATCCACGACGTAGCGATGGGGCAGGACCAGCGCCAGGTCGCCCGGGCTGGCGTCGCGCAGGGTGGGCGTAACGATGCTGCGGCTAAGCCGTTCGGGCGTGGAGCGCCGCCCCTGTTCCAAGTCGCCCAGGCGCTGGACGATGATCCCGCCGCCGAGGAGGTTGGCCAGGCTGGCGATGTACTTGCCGTAGGCGATGGGCTCCTTGAACGGCTCGGTGAACGATTTGCTCACCAGGAGCGCGAAGTTGGTGTTGGCCGTGCGGCGGTCGGCGTAACTGTGGCCGTTGACGGTGATCACGTCGCCCGCGTACTCGGTAACCACCTCGCCATACGGGCACACGCAGAAGGTGCGCACCTTGTCGTCAAAGGCTTTGGTGTAGTACAGGAGTTTCGGCTCGTACACCAGGTCGGTGAGGGGAGCCATCACCGTGGCGGGCACCTCCACGCGCACGCCGACATCCACCGGATTGTTCTGCAAGCCGAGTTGCAGTTCGTTGGCCCGCTCCGTGAGCCAGGGTGCGCCCTCTCGGCCCGGCGCCACGATGACGTAGCGGCCCAGGATGTCCTCGCCCTTGGTGGTGGAGACGCCGACGGCCAGCGAGTTCTCGGTGAGGAGGCGCCGAACCTCGGTGCGCAGGCGAATGTGCACGCCGCGCCGCTCCAGTTCCTCGCGGATGGCCCGCACGACGCCCTGCGCGCGGTCGCTCCCCAGGTGACGGATGGGCGCCGAGACCAGTTGCAGGCCGGCCCTCGCCGCCTGCTTGGCCAGCCGTTCGTACACGTCCTGGTCGGTTCCGTACACCTTCTCGGGCGCGCCGAACCGCATCCAGGTCTGGTCTACGTCGCGGATCAGTTCCTCGGTAATGGCGCGGCCTAGGATATCAGGCAGTTGACCGCCTACATCGGGCGAGAGGGTCAGTTTGCCATCGGAGAAGGCGCCCGCGCCGCCCCAGCCCGAGACCAGCCTGCACGGTTTGCATTCCAGGCACTTGCCGCCGTTGACGAAGGACGGGCACGTGCGTTTTTCCAGCGCCGGCCCCTTGTCCACGATAAGGATTTTCATGTCGCTGTGCTGCGACAGTTCCAGCGCCGCGAACATCCCTGCCGGGCCTGCCCCGACGATGATGACATCGTACTGCGGATCGCTCATCTCCTGCTCCCCTCCTCT
The Chloroflexota bacterium genome window above contains:
- the miaB gene encoding tRNA (N6-isopentenyl adenosine(37)-C2)-methylthiotransferase MiaB, whose protein sequence is MPLYYVWNIGCQMNAADARRAEEGLEALGLRRAAQIEQADVIVLNTCVVRQSAEDRVWGRLRSLKPIKAKNPRAFLALMGCAVGDPDALARQFPYVDAFIRPSDVDGLLRAVEQSGLVPAPQSAAPRDSDQGSGEESAVVPVSAPCPSERSEAPRTARAEPSPISRGITAIYGCNHRCTYCIVRLRRGEETSRPVADIVREAEQAAERGAREIVLLGQNVDAYGRDLVPPLDLADLLRAVHDVEGIWRIRFLTSHPGDLSSHVIQAVRDLPKVCEHFELPVQSGDDGVLRRMGRTYTAQQYRDLVRAIRDAVPGAAIATDVIVGFPGETDEAFQNTYRLLEEIRFDAVHVAAYSVRPGTPAERLPDDVPPDEKERRRKAVDDLQKRIVGEINQALVGRAVEVLVEGQKKGRWFGRTRTNKLVFFDSPLDWRGRLAWVRITWAGPWSLVGEVSPTAVK
- a CDS encoding NAD(P)/FAD-dependent oxidoreductase — its product is MSDPQYDVIIVGAGPAGMFAALELSQHSDMKILIVDKGPALEKRTCPSFVNGGKCLECKPCRLVSGWGGAGAFSDGKLTLSPDVGGQLPDILGRAITEELIRDVDQTWMRFGAPEKVYGTDQDVYERLAKQAARAGLQLVSAPIRHLGSDRAQGVVRAIREELERRGVHIRLRTEVRRLLTENSLAVGVSTTKGEDILGRYVIVAPGREGAPWLTERANELQLGLQNNPVDVGVRVEVPATVMAPLTDLVYEPKLLYYTKAFDDKVRTFCVCPYGEVVTEYAGDVITVNGHSYADRRTANTNFALLVSKSFTEPFKEPIAYGKYIASLANLLGGGIIVQRLGDLEQGRRSTPERLSRSIVTPTLRDASPGDLALVLPHRYVVDLLEMLKAMDDFIPGVYSRHTLLYGVEVKFYSSRLKLSACLETAVKNLFAAGDGAGVTRGLVQASASGVWVAREILRRG